GAATGGGCTGCGGACACCTGATGGGTTTGTTCTTTTCCATATCCATAAATATTAAGGTGGTTTCAGCTTCGGTTAATAATTCATCGTTTTGATTGAATATCTCGTATTCAAATTCTATCCGAACTCCCGGTTTCTTTTTCAGGCGTGTAATGATCTTAAGATCATCATCGAATTTCGCCGATTTTTTAAATTTCAGGTTCAATTCATAAACAGGCAGCATCACTCCTCCTTCTTCCATTTTACGAT
This Salinimicrobium tongyeongense DNA region includes the following protein-coding sequences:
- a CDS encoding acyl-CoA thioesterase, producing MKSHFTYVKVRYAETDQMGVVYHGNYAQYLEIARIDWLAALGISYRKMEEGGVMLPVYELNLKFKKSAKFDDDLKIITRLKKKPGVRIEFEYEIFNQNDELLTEAETTLIFMDMEKNKPIRCPQPILEKLGF